The Glycine soja cultivar W05 chromosome 6, ASM419377v2, whole genome shotgun sequence genome has a window encoding:
- the LOC114415473 gene encoding serine/threonine-protein kinase CDG1-like — translation MSMDHSPPASASYVVVACDATRDRTEHEIKLVVDHVRARRVFLSSGDKLLVLCVLHKVSHPMGYQTLACPESFAGTNFRAMEDEVKKKVDAYATELLSSYEDFESEGVSIEVKVTAGFPIKHVVLQEVTNYNASWVILDRHLRRDLRYHLNKMPCKVALVKDDLSLDIWRSHYVHETKITETKCVYSLSKFVSLADCHSVEDIEHSIISCKSYPHSIFSSDGSSTIRSYTKQSSYGNRSRENSSLSDFGSSSKQERTGLNIKGECRLITSQIDQKQNQSGFLPKHSDAPLLCTGCGTRTELSIKESMKFSYSDIQNATNDFSKDNLLGEGGYGHVYKGVLKDGQQIAAKVRKQESSQGFSEFHSEVYVLSFARHKNIVMLLGYCCKENKNILIYEFICNKSLHWHLFENNEAVLEWHQRYAIAVGTAKGLRFLHEECRGGPIIHRDMRPSNILLTHDFVPMLGDFGLAKWKTGDDTLQTRIMGTLGYLAPEYAEDGIVSVGTDVYSYGIILLQLISGRQVGNSNNPEQQQQQSLRQWAEPMIKNLALHELIDTHLGESYDTYELYLMAKAAYFCVQRKPEMRPSMGEVVRLLEGESSHFHSLEDQFATNYNL, via the exons ATGAGTATGGATCATAGCCCTCCAGCTTCTGCATCTTACGTGGTGGTTGCATGTGATGCCACTAGGGACCGCACTGAACACGAGATCAAACTCGTTGTTGATCATGTTCGGGCCAGGCGTGTCTTTCTCTCTTCTGGTGACAAGTTGCTTGTGCTATGTGTCTTGCATAAGGTGTCTCACCCTA TGGGGTACCAGACATTAGCATGTCCCGAGTCTTTTGCTGGAACCAACTTTCGTGCAATGGAGGATGAagtcaagaagaaagttgaTGCATATGCAACTGAGCTTTTGTCAAGTTATGAAGATTTTGAAAGTGAAGGG GTCAGTATCGAAGTTAAAGTCACCGCGGGATTTCCAATTAAACATGTTGTTTTACAAGAGGTTACAAACTATAATGCATCTTGGGTAATACTTGACAG ACATCTTCGGCGCGACCTGAGGTACCACCTTAACAAGATGCCATGCAAGGTTGCATTGGTTAAAGATGACTTGTCTCTGGATATCTGGAGATCTCATTATGTACATGAGACAAAGATCACTGAAACAAAATGTGTATATTCTTTGTCAAAGTTTGTGTCGCTAGCAGATTGTCATAGTGTTGAAGACATTGAGCATTCTATTATCTCTTGCAAAAGCTATCCCCATTCTATATTTTCTTCTGATGGCTCTAGTACCATTAGGAGCTATACAAAGCAGTCATCATATGGTAACAGGTCACGGGAGAACAGTTCCTTATCAGATTTTGGATCTTCTTCTAAGCAAGAAAGAACAG GACTAAACATCAAAGGAGAATGTAGGCTCATTACTTCTCAGATTGACCAAAAGCAAAACCAAAGTGGCTTTCTGCCAAAACATTCAGATGCACCGCTTCTTTGTACTGGCTGTGGGACAAGAACTGAGTTGTCTATCAAGGAGTCAATGAAGTTCAGCTACTCTGACATACAAAATGCAACAAATGATTTTTCAAAGGATAACTTATTAGGTGAAGGTGGATATGGTCACGTATATAAGGGTGTGCTTAAAGATGGACAACAAATTGCAGCAAAGGTAAGGAAACAAGAAAGTTCACAAGGATTTTCAGAATTTCATTCTGAGGTGTACGTCTTAAGTTTTGCTCGACACAAGAACATAGTGATGCTGTTGGGCTATTGttgcaaagaaaataaaaacatcctgatttatgaatttatttgcAACAAGTCTCTCCATTGGcatttatttg AAAATAATGAAGCTGTTCTTGAGTGGCACCAAAGGTATGCCATTGCCGTTGGGACTGCAAAGGGATTGCGTTTTCTACATGAGGAATGCCGTGGTGGTCCTATTATTCATCGGGACATGCGACCAAGCAATATCCTTCTCACCCATGATTTTGTTCCCATG CTAGGTGACTTTGGTCTTGCCAAATGGAAGACTGGTGATGATACTCTACAAACAAGGATAATGGGAACATTAGG ATACCTTGCTCCTGAGTATGCTGAAGACGGAATTGTTTCTGTGGGAACAGATGTGTATTCTTATGGCATTATTCTGCTACAATTGATATCAGGGCGCCAGGTTGGCAATTCCAACAAtccagaacaacaacaacaacaatctctCCGACAATGG GCTGAGCCAATGATAAAGAATTTGGCTTTACATGAACTGATTGATACTCATCTAGGGGAATCATATGACACGTATGAACTCTACCTCATGGCTAAAGCAGCATACTTCTGTGTACAAAGGAAACCTGAGATGCGTCCATCAATGGGAGAG GTTGTGCGACTTCTTGAGGGAGAAAGTAGCCATTTCCACTCCTTGGAAGATCAATTTGcaactaattataatttataa